A region of Polyangiaceae bacterium DNA encodes the following proteins:
- a CDS encoding B12-binding domain-containing radical SAM protein — translation MPLVSLIRPPCAVGRLALTLNVTPPLSVACLAGSLTEAGFDVEVIDALGEGVHVMQPGYHDNVLVNGLATNDIVDRIDPSTELVAISCMFSTDWPIVRDIIAAIDRKFPGIPILCGGEHPTAAPEHALRSAPALLACALGEGEETIVDAARAITTGKSLVNVAGLVVRTRAGLVRTAARARIREVDAIPLPRWDLTPIETYLAGGHSFGVDRGRTMPIVATRGCPYQCTFCSSPRMWTTRYVTRKPSLVVDEIESYVRRYDVDNIDFYDLTAIIRKDWIVAFCEELMRRRIDITWQLPSGTRSEAIDGDVARLLYRSGCRNVSYAPESGSKRTLKAIKKKVNLDRMDASMRAAVTEGLNVKANILVGFPEETHDEILESLRFVAQMAVAGVHDVSIWTFSPYPGSELFDALVAQGKIGELDDEYFAALLSYSDLAGAVSWSSNVSSQALRVYRLLGLTLFYSVSFGMRPWRFVTLAANAVTGRYESRLEMSLANLGRKLSLAWGLS, via the coding sequence ATGCCGCTCGTTTCGCTGATTCGCCCACCGTGTGCCGTCGGTCGGCTCGCGCTCACGCTCAACGTGACGCCGCCGCTGTCGGTTGCATGCTTGGCCGGTAGCCTGACGGAAGCGGGTTTCGACGTCGAAGTCATCGATGCGTTGGGCGAAGGCGTGCACGTGATGCAGCCGGGCTACCACGACAACGTGCTCGTCAACGGCCTCGCGACGAACGACATCGTCGATCGAATCGATCCGAGCACGGAGCTCGTCGCCATCTCGTGCATGTTCTCGACCGACTGGCCCATCGTGCGCGACATCATCGCGGCCATCGATCGCAAGTTTCCTGGCATTCCGATTCTTTGCGGCGGCGAGCATCCAACCGCGGCCCCCGAACACGCGCTGCGAAGCGCTCCCGCGCTCCTCGCCTGCGCGCTTGGCGAAGGCGAAGAGACGATCGTCGATGCAGCGCGTGCGATCACGACGGGCAAAAGTCTCGTGAACGTCGCAGGGCTCGTCGTACGCACGCGTGCAGGTCTCGTGCGCACCGCAGCGCGCGCACGCATTCGCGAGGTCGATGCGATTCCCCTACCTCGTTGGGATCTCACACCCATCGAAACGTATCTCGCGGGCGGGCACAGTTTCGGTGTCGATCGCGGACGCACGATGCCGATCGTCGCGACACGTGGATGCCCGTATCAGTGCACGTTTTGTTCGAGTCCGCGGATGTGGACCACGCGATACGTGACGCGTAAGCCCTCGCTCGTGGTCGACGAGATCGAGTCGTACGTGCGGCGATACGACGTCGACAACATCGACTTCTACGACCTCACTGCGATCATCCGCAAAGACTGGATCGTGGCGTTTTGTGAAGAGCTAATGCGGCGGCGCATCGACATCACGTGGCAACTTCCGAGCGGCACGCGGAGCGAAGCCATCGACGGAGACGTTGCGCGACTTCTTTATCGATCCGGTTGTCGCAACGTTTCGTATGCACCTGAAAGCGGGTCGAAGCGCACACTGAAGGCCATCAAGAAGAAGGTGAACCTCGACCGAATGGACGCGTCGATGCGAGCTGCGGTGACCGAAGGCCTCAACGTCAAAGCCAACATCCTCGTGGGTTTTCCTGAAGAAACGCACGACGAGATCCTCGAAAGCCTTCGGTTCGTCGCGCAGATGGCAGTTGCTGGTGTGCACGACGTGTCCATCTGGACGTTCTCGCCGTACCCTGGATCCGAGCTTTTCGATGCGCTCGTGGCGCAGGGGAAAATTGGCGAGTTGGATGATGAATACTTCGCCGCGCTCTTGTCCTATTCGGATTTGGCGGGCGCCGTTTCTTGGAGCTCAAACGTTTCATCTCAAGCGTTGCGGGTGTACCGGTTGCTCGGATTGACGTTGTTCTATTCGGTGAGCTTCGGCATGCGCCCTTGGAGGTTCGTTACGCTCGCAGCGAATGCGGTCACGGGTCGGTACGAGTCGCGCCTGGAGATGTCGCTCGCGAACCTCGGACGCAAGCTGTCGCTCGCGTGGGGCCTGTCGTGA
- a CDS encoding radical SAM protein, with the protein MRVTFVTTGLEHLGIEALSAYLRAHGHETTLVYEPRPFSSGSGTDIPLLAQLLEPPPEETAARVVKTNPDVVAFTSYSVTHRWSVDVARAIKASRKVPIVFGGPHVGSTPDRSILEPAIDAVVEGEGEGALLDLVNCAETNRFGRKDIPNVTVKGLLTPKRNLPRPLFQDLDELPFSDKSIFYDAVPGYEREYYIISRRGCPYRCSFCEYSTFPQQYPGEKPVRRRSVEHVMRELRPWKKRGKTRKVFFWDPIFTLDNRWMAEFAEAYRSEIGIPFECYTHPNAMNREMARLLADAGCAVVRVGVQTVNSDTLAAVDRKGDEDRIRKTLTHLSDYGIPYSVDHIIGLPGEGVADQIAAIRFYNEVRPTRIVAHWMTYFPGTTALENARESGLLSEAAVARILDGDVGPGYMYDGNVDFPENEELRRLSNIFDLLPLLSPAAVEWLLDGARYRSLPLSSMLRKVGVVGLALKGDHATREHLQHLASSIVDAIGDGLRHRTRMALANV; encoded by the coding sequence ATGCGTGTCACGTTCGTCACTACAGGGCTCGAGCATTTGGGCATCGAGGCACTTTCGGCGTACCTTCGCGCGCACGGGCACGAAACCACGCTCGTCTACGAACCTCGGCCTTTTTCTTCGGGAAGCGGCACGGACATTCCACTGCTCGCGCAGCTTCTCGAACCGCCGCCTGAAGAGACCGCAGCGCGTGTCGTGAAGACGAATCCCGACGTCGTCGCGTTCACTTCGTACAGCGTGACGCATCGTTGGTCGGTCGATGTTGCTCGAGCGATCAAGGCATCGCGCAAAGTGCCGATCGTGTTTGGCGGGCCGCACGTGGGCTCGACCCCCGATAGGTCGATCCTCGAACCAGCCATTGATGCAGTCGTCGAAGGTGAGGGCGAAGGGGCGCTGCTCGACTTGGTGAATTGCGCGGAAACGAATCGTTTTGGGCGCAAAGACATTCCCAACGTCACGGTCAAGGGACTTCTCACGCCCAAAAGGAACCTGCCGAGGCCGCTATTCCAGGACCTCGACGAATTGCCTTTTTCGGACAAATCCATTTTTTATGATGCCGTGCCGGGTTACGAGCGCGAGTATTACATCATTTCGCGCCGTGGTTGTCCGTATCGGTGCAGCTTTTGCGAATATTCTACATTTCCGCAGCAATATCCGGGAGAAAAGCCGGTCCGGCGCCGATCGGTCGAGCATGTCATGCGCGAGCTTCGGCCATGGAAGAAGCGGGGCAAAACGCGCAAAGTGTTTTTTTGGGATCCCATTTTCACGCTCGACAACCGCTGGATGGCTGAATTCGCGGAGGCATATCGTTCGGAGATTGGCATTCCATTCGAATGCTACACGCATCCCAACGCCATGAATCGCGAAATGGCGCGCCTCTTGGCCGATGCCGGGTGTGCGGTCGTCCGAGTCGGTGTGCAAACGGTCAACTCGGACACGCTCGCCGCCGTCGATCGCAAAGGGGACGAAGACCGGATTCGCAAGACGCTCACGCATTTGAGTGATTACGGAATTCCGTATTCCGTCGATCACATCATTGGTTTGCCCGGCGAAGGTGTCGCGGATCAAATCGCCGCGATTCGTTTTTACAACGAAGTGCGTCCGACTCGAATCGTTGCCCATTGGATGACGTATTTCCCGGGCACCACGGCGCTCGAAAATGCCCGCGAAAGTGGCCTGCTCAGCGAAGCTGCCGTCGCACGTATTCTCGATGGTGACGTGGGTCCGGGATACATGTACGATGGAAACGTCGATTTCCCCGAGAACGAAGAATTGCGCCGATTGTCGAATATTTTCGATTTATTGCCATTGTTGTCTCCCGCGGCAGTCGAATGGCTCCTCGATGGTGCGCGTTATCGTTCGTTGCCCTTGTCGAGCATGCTGCGCAAAGTTGGCGTCGTCGGATTGGCGCTGAAGGGCGATCATGCGACGCGTGAACACCTTCAACATTTGGCGAGCTCCATTGTCGATGCGATCGGGGATGGACTTCGCCATCGCACTCGAATGGCATTGGCAAACGTATGA